A stretch of the Rhinoderma darwinii isolate aRhiDar2 chromosome 3, aRhiDar2.hap1, whole genome shotgun sequence genome encodes the following:
- the LOC142748433 gene encoding T-complex protein 1 subunit theta-like isoform X1: MADGSLTGDRRFLCVVKHTHVMAAHVPDPPVILQVLRSGTRVFSSLEECALRHASVLATLGRCLSSCYGPAGNSKLLVTRQGKTLVSGSARKVLQELEIEHPAGILVRQACQTQDGECGDGTTSVLLLAAALMSEGETLLRAGMPATDLCHGYRVACTHACQHLTAQSFCPWTTSKTDGTKTSVGDVPGHEYHLLQYSLSNMASSALTSPLLKVTAIQKLVEQARSIPLDDDPENLQVLGFPAGDLDDSYVIKGAVLPIEPFGNIRTVDNARLALYMCPFGERRTIAPGTARIQRAEELEELNASKERVEEQRVAALCHAEVTVVAVAGPMSELALHFCNRARILVAKLERRSQVRQLVLATGAQVLTTDQQVPEYEELGQCQRVYPSDVGGQPILVFESSPQVGRGLLTVVVRAATPDLVEASREAITSAVKCYRAMGRDPKMVHGAGAAEMELSLQLERLGQGHEGLEQHGFLAYSRALQALPRILARNWGLEEMKVVAELRRRHEAGETNMGISEDGVVITEVLDTLTVKRRSLELATNVAITLISCGQVIVEKKSGGPRFRKENPNWDLEPDLVD, encoded by the coding sequence GTCATGGCAGCCCACGTCCCCGACCCGCCTGTAATCTTACAAGTTTTAAGGTCCGGCACGAGGGTGTTTAGCAGTCTGGAAGAATGTGCCCTCCGTCATGCATCCGTCCTGGCCACACTTGGCCGTTGCCTCAGCTCTTGCTATGGACCTGCTGGAAACTCCAAGTTGCTGGTCACCCGTCAAGGCAAAACCCTGGTCAGCGGAAGCGCTCGTAAGGTCCTTCAAGAACTAGAGATTGAACATCCGGCTGGGATTCTAGTACGCCAAGCCTGCCAAACCCAAGATGGGGAATGTGGTGATGGCACCACAAGTGTCTTACTGCTAGCGGCGGCTCTCATGTCTGAGGGCGAGACCTTGCTGAGAGCGGGCATGCCGGCAACTGACCTATGCCATGGATATAGGGTAGCTTGTACCCATGCCTGCCAGCACTTAACTGCACAGAGCTTCTGCCCATGGACAACCAGTAAAACGGATGGTACGAAGACATCTGTTGGCGATGTGCCGGGCCATGAATACCACCTACTGCAGTACTCCTTATCTAACATGGCTTCTTCCGCGCTGACATCTCCTCTGCTGAAGGTCACAGCAATCCAAAAACTAGTGGAACAAGCCCGTTCCATCCCATTAGATGATGACCCAGAGAATCTTCAGGTGTTGGGTTTCCCCGCAGGTGACCTGGACGACTCTTATGTAATAAAAGGAGCGGTATTACCCATAGAACCGTTTGGGAACATTAGAACGGTGGACAATGCAAGACTGGCACTCTACATGTGCCCATTTGGTGAACGAAGGACGATCGCACCCGGAACCGCTCGAATTCAACGAGCAGAGGAACTAGAGGAACTGAATGCCAGCAAAGAGCGGGTTGAAGAACAGAGGGTGGCAGCATTGTGCCATGCGGAAGTTACGGTGGTGGCGGTTGCTGGTCCAATGAGCGAGTTGGCTCTGCACTTCTGCAATCGGGCCAGGATCTTGGTGGCAAAGCTTGAAAGACGTAGTCAAGTACGCCAGCTGGTACTGGCAACAGGAGCTCAGGTGCTCACCACAGACCAACAGGTCCCTGAATATGAAGAATTGGGACAGTGCCAAAGAGTTTACCCAAGTGACGTAGGGGGGCAGCCTATACTTGTTTTTGAATCGAGTCCACAGGTGGGTAGAGGACTCCTTACAGTGGTAGTGAGAGCTGCCACTCCTGACCTGGTGGAAGCCTCCAGAGAAGCCATCACATCAGCAGTTAAATGCTATAGAGCTATGGGAAGAGACCCCAAGATGGTGCATGGGGCCGGAGCCGCAGAAATGGAGCTCAGCCTACAACTGGAAAGACTCGGTCAAGGTCATGAAGGTCTAGAACAGCACGGGTTCCTGGCCTACTCCAGGGCACTGCAGGCTTTGCCCCGCATCCTGGCTCGCAACTGGGGTCTAGAAGAGATGAAGGTCGTGGCAGAACTGAGAAGAAGACATGAGGCAGGGGAGACCAACATGGGGATAAGCGAAGATGGAGTGGTAATAACCGAGGTCCTAGACACCCTCACAGTAAAGAGAAGATCCCTGGAGCTGGCCACCAATGTGGCGATTACTCTCATCAGTTGTGGTCAGGTCATTGTCGAAAAGAAAAGTGGTGGCCCAAGGTTCAGAAAGGAGAACCCAAACTGGGATTTAGAGCCGGACCTCGTAGACTAG
- the LOC142748433 gene encoding T-complex protein 1 subunit theta-like isoform X2: MAAHVPDPPVILQVLRSGTRVFSSLEECALRHASVLATLGRCLSSCYGPAGNSKLLVTRQGKTLVSGSARKVLQELEIEHPAGILVRQACQTQDGECGDGTTSVLLLAAALMSEGETLLRAGMPATDLCHGYRVACTHACQHLTAQSFCPWTTSKTDGTKTSVGDVPGHEYHLLQYSLSNMASSALTSPLLKVTAIQKLVEQARSIPLDDDPENLQVLGFPAGDLDDSYVIKGAVLPIEPFGNIRTVDNARLALYMCPFGERRTIAPGTARIQRAEELEELNASKERVEEQRVAALCHAEVTVVAVAGPMSELALHFCNRARILVAKLERRSQVRQLVLATGAQVLTTDQQVPEYEELGQCQRVYPSDVGGQPILVFESSPQVGRGLLTVVVRAATPDLVEASREAITSAVKCYRAMGRDPKMVHGAGAAEMELSLQLERLGQGHEGLEQHGFLAYSRALQALPRILARNWGLEEMKVVAELRRRHEAGETNMGISEDGVVITEVLDTLTVKRRSLELATNVAITLISCGQVIVEKKSGGPRFRKENPNWDLEPDLVD; this comes from the coding sequence ATGGCAGCCCACGTCCCCGACCCGCCTGTAATCTTACAAGTTTTAAGGTCCGGCACGAGGGTGTTTAGCAGTCTGGAAGAATGTGCCCTCCGTCATGCATCCGTCCTGGCCACACTTGGCCGTTGCCTCAGCTCTTGCTATGGACCTGCTGGAAACTCCAAGTTGCTGGTCACCCGTCAAGGCAAAACCCTGGTCAGCGGAAGCGCTCGTAAGGTCCTTCAAGAACTAGAGATTGAACATCCGGCTGGGATTCTAGTACGCCAAGCCTGCCAAACCCAAGATGGGGAATGTGGTGATGGCACCACAAGTGTCTTACTGCTAGCGGCGGCTCTCATGTCTGAGGGCGAGACCTTGCTGAGAGCGGGCATGCCGGCAACTGACCTATGCCATGGATATAGGGTAGCTTGTACCCATGCCTGCCAGCACTTAACTGCACAGAGCTTCTGCCCATGGACAACCAGTAAAACGGATGGTACGAAGACATCTGTTGGCGATGTGCCGGGCCATGAATACCACCTACTGCAGTACTCCTTATCTAACATGGCTTCTTCCGCGCTGACATCTCCTCTGCTGAAGGTCACAGCAATCCAAAAACTAGTGGAACAAGCCCGTTCCATCCCATTAGATGATGACCCAGAGAATCTTCAGGTGTTGGGTTTCCCCGCAGGTGACCTGGACGACTCTTATGTAATAAAAGGAGCGGTATTACCCATAGAACCGTTTGGGAACATTAGAACGGTGGACAATGCAAGACTGGCACTCTACATGTGCCCATTTGGTGAACGAAGGACGATCGCACCCGGAACCGCTCGAATTCAACGAGCAGAGGAACTAGAGGAACTGAATGCCAGCAAAGAGCGGGTTGAAGAACAGAGGGTGGCAGCATTGTGCCATGCGGAAGTTACGGTGGTGGCGGTTGCTGGTCCAATGAGCGAGTTGGCTCTGCACTTCTGCAATCGGGCCAGGATCTTGGTGGCAAAGCTTGAAAGACGTAGTCAAGTACGCCAGCTGGTACTGGCAACAGGAGCTCAGGTGCTCACCACAGACCAACAGGTCCCTGAATATGAAGAATTGGGACAGTGCCAAAGAGTTTACCCAAGTGACGTAGGGGGGCAGCCTATACTTGTTTTTGAATCGAGTCCACAGGTGGGTAGAGGACTCCTTACAGTGGTAGTGAGAGCTGCCACTCCTGACCTGGTGGAAGCCTCCAGAGAAGCCATCACATCAGCAGTTAAATGCTATAGAGCTATGGGAAGAGACCCCAAGATGGTGCATGGGGCCGGAGCCGCAGAAATGGAGCTCAGCCTACAACTGGAAAGACTCGGTCAAGGTCATGAAGGTCTAGAACAGCACGGGTTCCTGGCCTACTCCAGGGCACTGCAGGCTTTGCCCCGCATCCTGGCTCGCAACTGGGGTCTAGAAGAGATGAAGGTCGTGGCAGAACTGAGAAGAAGACATGAGGCAGGGGAGACCAACATGGGGATAAGCGAAGATGGAGTGGTAATAACCGAGGTCCTAGACACCCTCACAGTAAAGAGAAGATCCCTGGAGCTGGCCACCAATGTGGCGATTACTCTCATCAGTTGTGGTCAGGTCATTGTCGAAAAGAAAAGTGGTGGCCCAAGGTTCAGAAAGGAGAACCCAAACTGGGATTTAGAGCCGGACCTCGTAGACTAG